A single window of Pectobacterium parmentieri DNA harbors:
- a CDS encoding cytidylyltransferase domain-containing protein, with translation MKVNIINIENNNLWAVVPARCGSKGFPGKNIYPLDNTPLLAHSIMFAKSLPFVNKVILSTDSDEYSVIGKQYGAEIPFLRSSNAAKDDSMEEDVLLDILNQCIVNGITPPDHILWLRPTHPFRDKKTFLDAYEKYRTEEFSSICIVTREDPRIFKEKNHILTPLIKEFEDRSMVRRQDCEPSFRIFSGELFKFPGKYEKKFLGEKIGYVVSPNVCKFDIDYKEDIDYINYLLSTKNGREIYGPYLKKY, from the coding sequence ATGAAAGTGAACATCATAAATATAGAAAATAATAACTTATGGGCCGTAGTACCTGCCAGATGTGGCTCTAAAGGTTTTCCCGGGAAGAATATATATCCATTAGATAACACGCCCCTTCTTGCACATTCAATTATGTTTGCGAAGTCATTACCATTTGTAAATAAAGTCATTCTTTCTACTGATAGTGATGAATATTCTGTTATAGGAAAACAATATGGTGCTGAGATTCCTTTTCTTAGGAGCTCTAATGCAGCAAAAGATGACTCTATGGAGGAGGATGTTCTTTTAGATATTTTAAACCAATGTATAGTAAATGGAATTACGCCTCCCGACCATATTCTTTGGCTACGCCCAACACACCCTTTTAGAGATAAAAAAACATTCTTAGACGCATATGAAAAATATCGTACTGAAGAATTTAGCTCTATTTGCATTGTCACAAGAGAAGACCCTAGAATATTTAAAGAAAAAAATCATATATTGACACCATTAATAAAAGAGTTTGAAGACCGTTCTATGGTTAGACGACAGGATTGTGAACCGTCATTTAGGATATTCTCAGGTGAATTATTTAAGTTCCCAGGAAAATATGAAAAGAAATTTTTAGGGGAAAAAATTGGTTATGTTGTTTCCCCAAACGTTTGCAAATTTGATATAGATTACAAAGAAGATATAGATTATATAAATTATTTGCTGTCTACAAAAAATGGAAGGGAAATATATGGTCCATACCTTAAAAAATATTAA
- a CDS encoding inositol monophosphatase family protein, producing the protein MEIEIRNLLDECADIVTNNLSEIKKLRYKIKYKEDNSPVTEADRFIENYISEWLKNKLPNLTFVGEESFDFRIQKYDGYVALLDPIDGTENFCSGLKEWGTSLGIWRDGQHLGSMLMMPELNEKLVTGDKIPYLNSRITGFSSSFHEDIPKGMCLAEEYRVTGCAVYNLYNVARGAFKRFINPKGAYAWDLLPGLMIALEHNCEIKVNDEPFHGQFLEPTKKYRVDIQHQ; encoded by the coding sequence GTGGAAATTGAAATAAGAAATTTATTAGATGAATGTGCCGATATCGTAACAAATAACTTATCTGAAATTAAAAAATTACGTTATAAAATAAAATATAAAGAAGATAATAGTCCAGTAACAGAAGCAGATCGGTTTATTGAAAATTACATTTCTGAATGGCTGAAAAATAAATTACCAAACCTCACATTTGTAGGTGAAGAAAGTTTTGATTTCAGGATTCAAAAATATGATGGCTACGTTGCACTACTCGATCCTATTGATGGTACAGAGAATTTTTGTTCCGGCCTAAAAGAATGGGGAACATCACTAGGAATATGGAGGGATGGCCAACACCTTGGTAGTATGCTGATGATGCCAGAATTAAATGAAAAACTTGTTACAGGGGATAAAATCCCTTATTTAAATTCACGAATTACTGGGTTTTCTTCATCATTTCATGAAGACATACCAAAAGGTATGTGCCTAGCAGAAGAATACAGAGTGACAGGTTGCGCGGTTTATAATTTATACAACGTAGCAAGGGGCGCATTTAAGCGCTTTATTAATCCTAAAGGTGCTTACGCTTGGGATTTATTACCTGGATTAATGATTGCACTTGAACATAACTGTGAGATTAAAGTAAACGATGAGCCATTCCATGGACAATTTCTTGAGCCAACTAAAAAATATCGCGTCGACATACAGCACCAATAA
- the rpmB gene encoding 50S ribosomal protein L28 produces the protein MSRVCQVTGKRPVAGNNRSHALNATKRRFLPNLHSHRFWVEGEKRFVTLRVSAKGMRVIDKKGIETVLADLRARGEKY, from the coding sequence ATGTCCCGAGTCTGCCAAGTTACTGGCAAGCGTCCGGTGGCCGGGAACAACCGTTCCCACGCACTGAATGCGACCAAACGCCGTTTTCTGCCGAACCTGCATTCACACCGTTTTTGGGTTGAAGGCGAGAAGCGCTTTGTAACACTGCGTGTATCTGCTAAAGGTATGCGTGTTATTGATAAGAAGGGTATTGAGACGGTTTTGGCCGATCTGCGTGCCCGTGGTGAAAAGTATTAA
- the coaBC gene encoding bifunctional phosphopantothenoylcysteine decarboxylase/phosphopantothenate--cysteine ligase CoaBC, whose protein sequence is MTPLRTFNRTMMMTEFSSLNALSGKRIVLGISGGIAAYKCPELVRRLRDGGADVRVVMTSAAKAFITPLTLQAVSGYPVSDDLLDPAAEASMGHIELGKWADLVILAPATADLIARVAAGMANDLLTTLCLATSARIAVVPAMNQQMYRAEPTQDNLRTLAARGLPIWGPDSGSQACGDVGPGRMIDPMDIVGQAQRHFSAINDLQHLNILVTAGPTREALDPVRFITNHSSGKMGFAIAQAAAARGANVTLVSGPVSLATPQGVTRIDVGSALEMEHAVMEHAARQHIVIGCAAVADYRAKHIADEKIKKQNQQGDEMTLTLVKNPDIIAGVAAMTKNRPYVVGFAAETQNVEEYARQKLARKKLDLICANNVSLSGHGFNSETNALHLFWQDGDTPLPQCDKRLLGQKLIDEIISRYDEKNRR, encoded by the coding sequence ATGACGCCTCTTCGGACTTTTAATCGGACCATGATGATGACGGAATTTTCCAGCCTGAATGCACTCTCCGGCAAACGAATCGTGCTGGGTATCAGCGGCGGCATTGCTGCGTATAAGTGCCCGGAACTGGTACGGCGCCTGCGCGATGGCGGAGCCGACGTTCGGGTTGTCATGACCTCTGCCGCTAAAGCTTTCATCACTCCACTGACGCTACAAGCCGTCTCTGGCTATCCCGTATCAGACGACCTGTTAGATCCCGCAGCAGAAGCCTCAATGGGCCACATCGAGTTAGGGAAATGGGCTGATTTAGTCATTCTTGCCCCCGCCACCGCCGACCTGATTGCCCGCGTCGCCGCTGGCATGGCAAACGACCTGTTGACCACCCTTTGCCTGGCGACATCCGCCCGTATCGCCGTTGTCCCTGCGATGAACCAGCAGATGTATCGCGCAGAACCCACGCAGGACAACCTGCGCACGCTGGCCGCGCGAGGCTTGCCGATCTGGGGGCCGGATAGCGGCAGTCAGGCGTGTGGCGATGTTGGGCCAGGCCGCATGATCGACCCGATGGACATTGTTGGGCAGGCGCAGCGTCATTTTTCTGCCATCAACGATCTGCAACATCTGAACATTCTGGTCACCGCTGGGCCGACGAGAGAAGCACTGGACCCGGTTCGCTTTATCACCAACCACAGCTCTGGGAAAATGGGCTTTGCTATTGCGCAGGCCGCTGCTGCCCGTGGCGCTAACGTCACACTGGTAAGCGGCCCCGTCTCGCTTGCTACACCGCAGGGCGTCACGCGTATTGATGTCGGCAGCGCGCTGGAGATGGAGCATGCTGTGATGGAACACGCAGCACGGCAGCACATTGTTATCGGTTGTGCTGCAGTTGCAGACTACCGCGCCAAACACATCGCCGATGAGAAGATTAAAAAACAGAACCAGCAGGGTGATGAAATGACTCTCACTCTGGTCAAAAATCCAGATATTATCGCCGGTGTCGCCGCGATGACGAAAAATCGTCCTTATGTTGTCGGGTTTGCTGCCGAAACCCAGAATGTGGAAGAATACGCCCGGCAGAAACTGGCGCGTAAAAAACTGGACCTGATTTGCGCGAACAACGTCTCTCTTTCCGGGCATGGTTTTAACAGTGAAACCAATGCGTTACACCTTTTTTGGCAAGATGGAGACACGCCGTTGCCGCAGTGCGACAAACGTCTTCTTGGCCAAAAATTAATCGACGAGATTATCAGCCGTTATGATGAAAAAAATCGACGTTAA
- the mutM gene encoding bifunctional DNA-formamidopyrimidine glycosylase/DNA-(apurinic or apyrimidinic site) lyase has translation MPELPEVETSRRGISPYLVGHTILYAEVRNSRLRWPVSAEILSLSDEPVLSVRRRAKYLLIELTRGWIIVHLGMSGSLRVLPEYTEPEKHDHVDLVMDSGKVLRYTDPRRFGAWLWTDNLETCSVLAHLGPEPLEAEFSSDYLYQASRNKKTAIKQWIMDNKVVVGVGNIYASESLFAAGIHPDRAAGSLNESDATVLVRVIKQVLQLSIEQGGTTLRDFLQSDGKPGYFAQELRVYGRSGEPCRTCGTPIETAKHGQRSTFFCRCCQH, from the coding sequence ATGCCTGAATTACCTGAGGTTGAAACCAGTCGCCGGGGAATTTCACCCTATCTCGTCGGCCATACCATCCTTTATGCAGAAGTGAGGAATTCGCGCCTGCGCTGGCCGGTATCGGCTGAAATTCTTTCACTAAGCGATGAGCCTGTGCTAAGCGTGCGTCGACGGGCAAAATACCTGCTGATTGAGCTCACTCGTGGCTGGATTATCGTGCATCTTGGTATGTCTGGCAGCCTGCGGGTGTTGCCGGAATATACCGAACCTGAAAAGCACGATCATGTTGATTTGGTGATGGACAGCGGTAAAGTGCTGCGTTACACCGATCCCCGACGTTTTGGTGCCTGGCTGTGGACGGATAATCTAGAAACCTGCTCGGTATTGGCACATCTGGGGCCGGAGCCATTAGAGGCGGAATTCTCCTCGGATTATCTCTATCAGGCTTCACGAAATAAAAAAACGGCGATCAAACAGTGGATTATGGATAACAAAGTGGTGGTTGGCGTAGGTAATATTTACGCAAGCGAATCGTTGTTTGCTGCTGGTATCCACCCTGACAGAGCGGCCGGATCGTTAAATGAAAGCGATGCAACGGTATTGGTTCGCGTGATTAAACAGGTGCTACAGCTTTCGATTGAGCAGGGTGGCACGACGCTGCGTGACTTTTTGCAATCAGATGGTAAGCCCGGTTATTTCGCGCAGGAGCTACGAGTCTATGGCCGCAGCGGCGAACCTTGCCGGACATGTGGGACACCAATAGAAACCGCGAAACATGGGCAGCGTAGCACTTTTTTTTGTCGCTGTTGTCAGCATTAA
- a CDS encoding N-acetylneuraminate synthase family protein, translating into MSQLKNIASTYSTNNIFILGKGPSADLVRPEIYAGSLVIGVNDSERIAPTDITIFHENWVAAGLQEGGFRSQLYITSMSDFSPKNRTIVHAPYIPLTQESSELIMQRLMSHELYIEDMLFMTALKVARNVADIRGKPQNVYMIGFDFDPNAGYSKQLGHDYSPYREEEKTIRISLQEFYFINALYFLRNTNISVNHVGKHGFSSLTPDEMNQTVERKVQGKNKYDVSIVAELTTNHFGDRLRLERMIRASKAAGADFIKLQKRDVDSFYTKDQLKSQYISPFGKTFADYRHHLELSKDDFEFVNNLCKDLNINWFASVLDKASFQFMMDIGLSMVKLPSTISEHTDYLTYIANNYRGSVVLSTGMTDSKYEKFITETFIHCENLYLLQCNSAYPTPLEDCNIAVVRHYHELSKADPRIIPGYSSHDFGWKASALAVAAGAKMVEKHVKLGNTEWAHFDAVAIDLTTSAFKEYVDQIRDAETILGSSEKKVNESEHHKYRK; encoded by the coding sequence TTGAGCCAACTAAAAAATATCGCGTCGACATACAGCACCAATAATATTTTCATTTTGGGTAAAGGCCCTTCTGCAGATCTCGTCCGCCCAGAAATTTATGCTGGATCATTAGTTATTGGCGTAAATGATTCTGAACGTATTGCGCCAACTGATATCACTATTTTCCATGAGAATTGGGTGGCAGCAGGGCTACAAGAAGGTGGATTTCGTTCCCAACTATACATCACCTCGATGAGTGATTTCTCCCCGAAAAACCGGACGATTGTACACGCACCATATATCCCATTGACGCAGGAATCCTCAGAGTTAATTATGCAGCGTCTAATGAGCCATGAACTGTATATCGAAGATATGCTGTTTATGACCGCGCTAAAAGTAGCTCGTAATGTAGCAGATATTCGAGGAAAACCTCAAAATGTTTACATGATCGGATTTGATTTTGACCCTAATGCTGGATACAGTAAACAACTTGGCCATGACTATTCGCCATATCGCGAAGAAGAAAAAACCATTAGAATATCATTACAAGAATTTTATTTTATTAATGCATTATATTTTCTACGCAACACCAATATTTCTGTCAACCATGTTGGAAAACACGGATTTAGCTCACTGACACCAGATGAAATGAACCAAACGGTAGAACGCAAGGTTCAAGGAAAAAATAAGTATGATGTATCTATTGTTGCTGAACTAACAACTAATCATTTCGGTGATCGCCTTCGCTTGGAGAGAATGATAAGAGCGAGCAAAGCGGCCGGAGCTGACTTTATTAAATTACAAAAAAGGGATGTTGATAGTTTTTATACTAAAGATCAGTTGAAATCGCAGTACATTTCACCATTTGGTAAAACATTCGCTGATTATCGACACCATTTAGAACTAAGTAAAGATGATTTTGAATTCGTTAATAATTTGTGCAAAGATCTCAATATAAACTGGTTTGCTTCTGTTTTGGATAAAGCATCGTTTCAGTTCATGATGGATATTGGCTTATCAATGGTAAAATTACCATCGACAATTTCAGAGCATACTGATTACCTCACTTATATTGCCAATAATTATAGAGGTTCGGTCGTTTTATCAACGGGAATGACTGACAGTAAATATGAGAAATTTATAACGGAAACATTTATTCATTGCGAAAATTTATATCTATTGCAATGCAACTCTGCTTATCCAACCCCACTTGAAGATTGTAATATCGCAGTTGTGAGACATTATCATGAACTTTCCAAGGCAGATCCTCGTATCATTCCAGGTTACTCAAGCCATGACTTCGGATGGAAAGCGTCTGCTTTAGCGGTTGCAGCTGGGGCAAAGATGGTAGAAAAACATGTTAAACTTGGGAATACAGAATGGGCACACTTTGATGCAGTAGCTATTGATTTAACAACTTCAGCATTCAAAGAATATGTTGATCAAATTCGGGATGCAGAAACAATATTAGGTTCTAGTGAGAAAAAGGTGAATGAAAGTGAACATCATAAATATAGAAAATAA
- the dut gene encoding dUTP diphosphatase — MMKKIDVKIVDPRVGQQFPLPTYATPGSAGLDLRACLDQAIELKAGETTLIPTGLAIHIADTGLAAVILPRSGLGHKHGVVLGNLVGLIDSDYQGQLMVSVWNRGQQSFTVEPGERIAQMVFVPVVQAEFNLVEDFVGSERGEGGFGHSGRS; from the coding sequence ATGATGAAAAAAATCGACGTTAAGATTGTTGACCCACGCGTTGGGCAACAATTCCCGTTACCAACCTATGCCACACCGGGTTCTGCCGGGCTCGATCTGCGTGCCTGTCTGGATCAGGCGATTGAACTCAAAGCCGGAGAAACTACTCTGATTCCAACCGGGCTGGCGATTCACATTGCCGATACCGGGCTAGCGGCGGTTATTCTGCCTCGTTCTGGGCTAGGCCATAAACACGGCGTAGTGCTGGGGAATCTGGTTGGTCTGATCGATTCAGACTATCAAGGGCAACTAATGGTTTCCGTCTGGAACCGTGGTCAACAGTCGTTTACGGTTGAACCGGGCGAGCGCATCGCACAGATGGTTTTTGTGCCCGTCGTTCAGGCCGAATTTAATCTGGTCGAAGATTTCGTCGGCAGCGAACGTGGAGAAGGCGGCTTCGGCCACTCCGGCCGTAGCTAA
- the slmA gene encoding nucleoid occlusion factor SlmA, giving the protein MAEKENTKRNRREEILQALAQMLESSDGSQRITTAKLAANVGVSEAALYRHFPSKTRMFDSLIEFIEDSLTTRINLILQDEKETFNRLRLILLLILGFAERNPGLTRIMTGHALMFEQDRLQGRINQLFERIESQLRQVLREHKLRDGKGFQHDETLLASQLLAFCEGMLSRFIRSEFRYRPTQEFDTRWPLLAAQLN; this is encoded by the coding sequence ATGGCAGAAAAAGAAAATACGAAAAGGAATCGCCGCGAGGAAATTTTGCAGGCGCTGGCGCAGATGCTGGAATCCAGCGACGGTAGCCAACGCATCACCACGGCAAAACTGGCTGCGAACGTTGGCGTGTCCGAAGCGGCGCTCTACCGGCATTTCCCCAGTAAAACGCGGATGTTTGATAGCCTGATTGAATTTATTGAGGATAGCCTGACCACCCGCATTAACCTGATTCTGCAAGACGAAAAAGAAACGTTTAATCGTCTTCGTCTGATTTTGCTGCTGATTTTAGGGTTTGCGGAACGGAATCCTGGTCTGACTCGTATCATGACAGGTCACGCGCTGATGTTTGAACAGGATCGCCTGCAGGGGCGTATTAACCAACTGTTTGAGCGTATTGAATCGCAGTTACGTCAGGTATTACGCGAGCATAAGCTACGCGATGGCAAAGGTTTCCAACATGATGAAACGCTGTTGGCTAGCCAGTTATTAGCGTTTTGTGAAGGGATGCTGTCGCGCTTTATTCGCTCTGAATTCCGCTATCGTCCGACGCAAGAATTCGATACCCGCTGGCCGCTGTTGGCCGCACAGCTAAACTAA
- a CDS encoding glycosyltransferase: MSRVDISVIVPIYNCEEYIEPLFSSLLAQDNVAFEIIAVNDGSTDGSLLKLNEIGKSATNLIIVSQENKGLSEARNTGIRHASGEWIAFVDGDDWLEKSTLSTWFEKAQEQRLDLLIGNGFKFNENPEQEVKEPIQTKQPWDEVISGDEWIIRSVRNNEWCHFAWLQLIHRDIISLNKLSFIPDMMHEDILWTANLALVAKRVGFCEKVGYGYRRGNANSITKSVSIEKISRRANSYIDIMHGLVDLANLKKDNVILNKALTRHTNRESRHFFGLLRKKISSHSMRKQLAQKFMATGIGKNLFKGMGSFNDFWYALRFNLTVYLFSKKK, from the coding sequence ATGAGTCGTGTGGATATCAGTGTCATTGTTCCTATTTATAACTGTGAAGAGTACATCGAGCCTCTTTTTTCGTCGTTGCTTGCTCAGGATAATGTCGCTTTTGAAATTATTGCAGTGAATGATGGTTCCACAGATGGCAGTCTTCTGAAATTGAATGAAATAGGCAAGTCGGCTACGAATTTGATTATTGTCAGCCAAGAGAATAAAGGGTTGTCTGAGGCGAGAAATACAGGAATTCGGCACGCCAGTGGGGAGTGGATTGCATTCGTAGATGGTGATGACTGGTTGGAAAAAAGTACGCTATCGACATGGTTTGAAAAAGCGCAGGAACAACGTCTCGATCTATTGATAGGCAACGGTTTTAAGTTTAATGAAAACCCAGAACAAGAAGTAAAAGAGCCTATTCAGACAAAGCAACCTTGGGATGAGGTAATTAGCGGAGACGAATGGATCATTCGTAGCGTAAGAAATAACGAATGGTGCCATTTTGCATGGTTGCAGCTAATACACCGCGATATCATTTCATTGAATAAATTAAGCTTTATCCCGGATATGATGCATGAAGATATTCTATGGACGGCAAATTTAGCGCTGGTAGCTAAACGAGTAGGTTTTTGTGAAAAAGTAGGCTATGGCTATCGAAGGGGTAATGCGAATTCGATCACAAAATCCGTGTCGATTGAGAAAATATCACGCAGAGCAAACAGTTATATTGACATCATGCATGGCCTGGTTGACCTTGCTAACCTGAAAAAAGACAACGTTATTTTAAATAAAGCATTAACTCGTCATACCAACCGAGAGAGTCGCCATTTTTTTGGGCTTTTGCGTAAAAAAATATCGTCTCATTCTATGCGGAAACAATTAGCCCAGAAATTCATGGCTACTGGTATCGGTAAGAATTTATTCAAGGGAATGGGTTCATTTAATGATTTTTGGTATGCCCTACGTTTCAATCTTACTGTTTATCTATTTTCAAAGAAAAAATAG
- the radC gene encoding RadC family protein yields the protein MGWEKGLAPREKLVRLGAESLTDAELLAIFLRTGLPGVHVMQLAEGLLAQFGSLYQLMMADQSAFHSARGVGISKYTQLKAIAELSRRLFFSRLAKEDAMLNPEATGQYLQLLLSRREREVFLVLFLDNQHHVIRHQEMFVGTINSVEVHPREIVREALKANAAALILAHNHPSGKAEPSQADRAITEQIVKACLLMEIRVLDHLVIGHGEYVSFAERGWI from the coding sequence ATGGGTTGGGAAAAGGGATTGGCACCACGTGAAAAACTGGTGCGTTTAGGTGCGGAATCGCTGACGGATGCCGAACTGCTGGCGATTTTTCTACGCACAGGGCTACCCGGTGTGCATGTGATGCAGTTGGCAGAGGGATTATTGGCGCAGTTTGGGTCGCTCTATCAACTTATGATGGCCGATCAGTCTGCGTTTCACAGTGCCAGAGGTGTAGGAATATCAAAATATACGCAGCTTAAGGCGATCGCAGAGCTGTCGCGGCGGCTGTTTTTCTCCCGCCTGGCGAAAGAGGATGCGATGCTAAACCCGGAAGCGACCGGTCAATATCTGCAGTTGCTGCTGTCGCGACGTGAGCGCGAGGTTTTTTTAGTCCTGTTTTTGGATAATCAGCATCATGTTATTCGCCATCAGGAGATGTTTGTTGGTACGATTAACAGTGTGGAAGTACACCCGCGTGAAATTGTGCGTGAAGCGCTAAAGGCGAATGCCGCCGCGCTGATTTTGGCGCATAATCATCCGTCGGGAAAAGCGGAGCCGAGTCAGGCTGACCGTGCGATAACCGAACAGATTGTCAAAGCGTGCCTGTTAATGGAGATCCGCGTGCTCGATCATTTAGTCATTGGGCATGGCGAATACGTTTCTTTTGCCGAGCGTGGCTGGATTTAA
- the coaD gene encoding pantetheine-phosphate adenylyltransferase, which translates to MTTKAIYPGTFDPLTNGHLDLLTRASRLFDHVVLAIAASPSKHTLFTLDERVALAKGATQHLSNVEVVGFSDLMAHFAQQQKANILVRGLRAVADFEYELQLAKMNHHLMPTLESVFLMPSEEWSFISSSLVKEVARHGGDVSHFLPDAIVSALHSKLSENL; encoded by the coding sequence ATGACAACCAAAGCGATTTATCCTGGAACGTTCGATCCATTAACCAATGGCCATTTGGATCTGCTGACGCGTGCATCACGACTGTTCGACCATGTGGTGCTGGCCATCGCTGCCAGCCCGAGCAAGCATACACTTTTCACTCTGGATGAACGCGTGGCGCTAGCAAAGGGGGCGACGCAGCATTTATCGAACGTCGAAGTAGTCGGTTTCAGCGATCTTATGGCGCACTTCGCACAACAGCAAAAAGCCAATATTCTTGTGCGTGGTTTGCGAGCCGTTGCCGATTTCGAATATGAACTCCAGCTCGCAAAAATGAATCACCACCTGATGCCTACTCTCGAAAGCGTCTTCCTGATGCCATCAGAAGAATGGTCGTTTATTTCATCTTCTCTGGTCAAAGAAGTGGCTCGCCACGGCGGTGACGTATCGCATTTCTTACCCGATGCCATCGTGAGCGCACTACACAGCAAATTATCGGAGAATCTGTAG
- the waaA gene encoding lipid IV(A) 3-deoxy-D-manno-octulosonic acid transferase, with the protein MLQTLYTIILYLIQPLIWLRLWLRGRKAPAYRRRWGERYGFCAEKVKPDGIMLHSVSVGETLAAIPLVRALRHRYPNLPITVTTMTPTGSERVRSAFGDTVYHVYLPYDLPCALKRFFDQVRPKIVIIMETELWPNMIAELHKRDIPLVIANARLSERSAAGYKKIGKLMRHILRRITLVAAQNQEDGNRFIDLGLKRSSLKVTGSLKFDISVTPELAARAITLRRQWAPHRPVWIATSTHEGEEEIVLAAHRQLLGTYPDLLLILVPRHPERFSTTQALAETQGFTYTLRSGGEQPSANTQVVIGDTMGELMLLYGIADLAFVGGSLVERGGHNPLEAAAHAIPVLMGPHTFNFKDICNKLDQADGLITVTDADSLGREVGKLLADEDYRLYYGRHAVEVLHQNQGALQMLLTLLEPYLPQRTQ; encoded by the coding sequence ATGTTACAAACTCTCTACACCATCATCCTGTACCTCATCCAACCGTTGATTTGGCTCCGCCTTTGGCTTCGTGGCCGCAAGGCACCTGCCTATCGCCGACGCTGGGGTGAACGCTACGGTTTTTGTGCAGAGAAGGTTAAACCAGACGGTATCATGCTGCATTCCGTTTCGGTGGGTGAAACACTGGCCGCCATTCCCTTGGTGAGGGCACTGCGCCATCGTTATCCCAATCTGCCGATCACGGTGACAACCATGACGCCAACTGGCTCCGAGCGCGTGCGTTCGGCTTTTGGCGACACGGTCTATCACGTTTATCTACCTTATGATTTGCCCTGTGCTCTGAAACGCTTTTTTGACCAGGTTCGCCCGAAGATCGTCATCATTATGGAAACTGAGCTGTGGCCAAACATGATCGCGGAACTACATAAACGCGACATTCCGCTGGTCATTGCAAATGCACGGCTGTCTGAGCGTTCTGCTGCTGGTTATAAAAAGATCGGGAAACTAATGCGCCATATCTTACGGCGCATTACCCTTGTCGCCGCACAGAATCAGGAAGATGGGAATCGATTTATCGATCTTGGCCTGAAGCGTTCAAGCCTGAAAGTGACTGGTAGCCTCAAATTTGATATTTCCGTGACACCGGAACTGGCAGCACGAGCGATTACATTACGCCGCCAATGGGCGCCACACCGTCCAGTATGGATAGCGACCAGCACACATGAAGGTGAAGAAGAAATCGTTCTGGCCGCTCACCGCCAGTTGCTTGGCACTTACCCTGACTTATTATTGATACTTGTGCCTCGTCACCCAGAACGTTTCTCTACCACACAGGCGCTGGCAGAAACTCAGGGATTCACCTACACGCTGCGCAGCGGTGGTGAGCAGCCTTCTGCGAACACGCAGGTGGTAATTGGTGACACCATGGGTGAGCTGATGTTGTTGTACGGCATCGCCGATCTGGCGTTTGTTGGTGGGAGCTTAGTTGAGCGTGGCGGACATAATCCGCTAGAGGCTGCGGCCCACGCCATTCCAGTCTTGATGGGACCACACACTTTCAATTTCAAAGACATCTGCAACAAACTCGATCAAGCTGATGGGTTGATTACCGTGACCGATGCAGACTCACTGGGAAGAGAAGTGGGAAAACTGCTCGCTGACGAAGACTATCGTCTCTACTATGGTCGACATGCCGTAGAAGTATTACACCAAAATCAGGGTGCGCTACAGATGCTGCTAACGCTATTGGAGCCTTATTTGCCCCAGCGGACACAGTGA
- the rpmG gene encoding 50S ribosomal protein L33 codes for MAKGVREKIKLVSSAGTGHFYTTTKNKRTKPEKLELKKFDPVVRQHVLYKEAKIK; via the coding sequence ATGGCTAAGGGTGTTCGCGAGAAGATCAAGCTTGTTTCTTCTGCTGGTACTGGTCACTTCTATACCACTACGAAGAACAAACGTACTAAGCCGGAAAAATTGGAACTGAAGAAATTCGATCCAGTTGTCCGTCAGCACGTTCTCTACAAAGAAGCTAAAATTAAGTAA